A window from Corynebacterium urogenitale encodes these proteins:
- a CDS encoding arsenate-mycothiol transferase ArsC: protein MTEAIGRIADPALRKEFDNVRRDLHRRFGHLLTEEAIDEVLAHEITTQVASAKIKTFLPTLVERETVAKLEESITAAGGDATARQEILFVCRRDAGRSQLASSITKFHAGEGVIVRTVGLKATEHGANIGAEGVEFEAHRQEVYPEVIAALEEKGYPTHFEQMNLVPRTVHRSDVIVLLGVQDIPGVPGKRYENWDIVDPKGKSLEEVRAIRDQLEEQILQLLKEMNITVNA from the coding sequence ATGACTGAAGCTATCGGGCGCATCGCCGACCCCGCACTGCGCAAAGAATTCGACAATGTTCGCCGCGACTTGCACCGTCGATTCGGCCACCTGCTCACGGAGGAAGCCATCGATGAAGTGCTCGCGCACGAGATCACCACTCAGGTGGCATCCGCCAAGATCAAGACCTTTCTGCCGACTCTCGTAGAACGCGAAACGGTAGCCAAGTTGGAGGAGTCCATTACGGCCGCCGGCGGCGACGCGACTGCGCGCCAGGAGATTCTCTTCGTCTGCAGGCGGGATGCGGGCCGCTCCCAGTTGGCGTCGAGCATCACAAAGTTCCACGCTGGCGAGGGCGTCATCGTTCGCACCGTTGGACTGAAAGCCACGGAACACGGCGCGAACATCGGCGCGGAAGGTGTGGAGTTCGAAGCACATCGCCAGGAGGTCTACCCAGAGGTCATCGCAGCGCTGGAGGAAAAGGGCTACCCCACGCACTTCGAGCAGATGAACCTCGTGCCACGCACGGTGCACCGCTCCGACGTGATCGTACTGCTGGGCGTGCAGGACATTCCAGGCGTGCCTGGCAAGCGCTACGAAAACTGGGATATTGTCGACCCGAAAGGCAAGTCCCTCGAAGAGGTTCGTGCCATCCGTGACCAGCTGGAAGAGCAGATTCTCCAGCTCCTCAAGGAGATGAACATCACCGTCAATGCCTAA
- a CDS encoding glycosyltransferase: protein MSDSTSGTAQKASATVDTTRLARVLLPKRGEPRDVRSLYIVENEAAPGRVTALSRTEAVIPAGIEVSFETYFNAFPASYWRRWSQLTEVQLRVELTGDARVDIYRSKIDGSRIAVTGGIVETDAEGRGTAEFTVPLDNFEDGGWIWFDITCETETTIHAAGWYATKEAEGQTLTSPATVRDMSTGETRHLNPGEQLPPAEALVTVGIPTFNRPTDAVAALQALSSDPEVDAVVEAVIMPDQGTQHPADQPGFAEVEAHYGERLRIMQQGNLGGSGGYSRIMYEARHDERGTTSPFILYMDDDIAIEPDSVLRSLAAARYAKHPMLIGGQMLNLQERSHLHTMGEVIDRGSFMWTAAPHTHYDHDFYKHPLRDRGREQSKEERNVNGDIVNSKDLHRRIDVDYNGWWMCMIPRVVADTIGQPLPLFIKWDDGEFGLRAKDAGFPTASWPGIAIWHMAWSDKDDAIDWQAYFHLRNRLIVAAIQGHDNPKGLVISMAKATAKHLLCLEYSTVAIQNEAMKDFLAGPEHLFDILETALPRINAMRKNFSDATVIRSAADLPAPTGARPGLTKIPLNPITKVKTLVEGLVNNAKPADARHHEAPQVNLPPIEARWFSLSRVDGATVTTADGKGVVFRKRDRDQMLALAKESATLQKQVLDRFAEMRERYQAAHPELTSREAWKRIFEPEAK from the coding sequence ATGTCTGATTCCACCTCCGGAACTGCACAGAAGGCATCTGCCACGGTTGATACCACCCGCCTTGCCCGCGTTCTACTGCCGAAGCGAGGCGAACCACGTGACGTTCGTTCCCTCTACATTGTGGAGAATGAGGCCGCACCAGGTCGCGTGACGGCACTGTCCCGTACCGAGGCCGTCATCCCCGCCGGAATCGAGGTTTCCTTCGAAACCTACTTCAACGCGTTTCCTGCCAGCTACTGGCGCCGTTGGTCCCAGCTGACTGAGGTGCAGCTGCGTGTAGAGCTCACAGGCGACGCGCGCGTGGATATTTACCGCTCCAAGATCGACGGCTCTCGCATCGCCGTCACGGGAGGCATCGTGGAGACCGATGCCGAAGGGCGTGGCACGGCCGAGTTCACGGTGCCCCTCGATAACTTCGAAGACGGTGGATGGATTTGGTTCGACATCACGTGTGAGACCGAAACCACCATTCATGCAGCCGGCTGGTACGCGACCAAGGAAGCAGAGGGACAAACCCTCACCTCCCCGGCGACGGTCCGCGACATGTCGACCGGGGAGACGCGCCACCTCAACCCAGGCGAGCAGCTGCCTCCGGCCGAGGCACTGGTGACCGTGGGAATCCCAACCTTCAACCGTCCGACCGACGCCGTGGCCGCCCTGCAGGCTCTGAGCTCCGACCCAGAGGTCGATGCGGTGGTCGAGGCCGTGATCATGCCAGACCAGGGCACGCAGCACCCAGCAGACCAGCCGGGGTTCGCAGAGGTGGAAGCGCACTACGGTGAGCGTCTGCGTATCATGCAGCAGGGCAACCTCGGTGGATCCGGTGGCTACTCCCGCATCATGTATGAAGCTCGTCACGACGAGCGTGGCACCACCAGCCCGTTCATCTTATACATGGATGATGACATTGCCATCGAGCCGGATTCCGTACTCCGCTCCCTCGCTGCCGCCCGCTACGCCAAGCATCCGATGCTCATCGGCGGCCAAATGCTGAATCTCCAGGAGCGCAGCCATCTGCACACCATGGGCGAGGTGATTGACCGCGGTTCCTTCATGTGGACCGCAGCGCCTCACACCCACTACGACCATGATTTCTACAAGCACCCGCTGCGCGATCGCGGCCGCGAGCAGTCCAAGGAAGAAAGGAATGTCAACGGCGATATCGTCAATTCCAAGGACCTGCACCGCCGCATCGATGTGGACTACAACGGCTGGTGGATGTGCATGATCCCTCGTGTGGTGGCGGATACTATCGGTCAGCCGCTGCCGCTGTTCATTAAGTGGGACGATGGCGAGTTCGGCCTGCGCGCCAAGGACGCAGGCTTCCCGACCGCATCCTGGCCAGGCATCGCTATTTGGCATATGGCCTGGTCTGATAAGGATGACGCCATCGATTGGCAGGCGTACTTCCACCTGCGCAACCGCCTGATTGTTGCCGCTATCCAGGGTCACGACAATCCAAAGGGCCTGGTTATTTCCATGGCGAAGGCCACGGCCAAGCACCTCCTGTGCCTGGAATACTCCACGGTTGCCATCCAGAACGAGGCCATGAAGGACTTCCTGGCGGGGCCGGAGCACCTCTTCGACATACTGGAGACCGCGCTGCCGCGGATCAATGCGATGCGCAAGAATTTCTCCGACGCCACCGTTATCCGCTCGGCGGCTGACCTGCCAGCTCCAACCGGTGCTCGTCCGGGGTTGACGAAGATTCCGCTGAACCCGATCACCAAGGTCAAGACCCTGGTGGAGGGGCTGGTGAACAATGCGAAGCCGGCAGACGCACGCCACCACGAGGCACCGCAGGTCAATCTTCCTCCGATCGAGGCGCGCTGGTTCAGCCTGTCCCGTGTGGATGGGGCGACTGTCACGACCGCCGACGGCAAGGGCGTGGTGTTCCGCAAGCGTGACCGTGACCAGATGCTGGCTCTAGCGAAGGAGTCCGCGACCCTGCAGAAGCAGGTGCTGGATCGCTTCGCGGAGATGCGCGAGCGCTACCAGGCGGCACATCCTGAGCTGACCAGCCGTGAGGCGTGGAAGCGAATTTTCGAACCAGAGGCCAAGTAG
- a CDS encoding phosphatase PAP2 family protein encodes MVSKRAEKPNSVAGDPFGETRVLEGIQAALFDQPGVLPTATAMSHFGEHALGWFALSGLGYVTEKEQSRKKEWLVMGASAFFAHAASVVLKRIVRRPRPHAPSVKIGVGTPSKLSFPSSHATSSTAALVSLSDITGSKLPLLGVPAMALSRMVVGVHYPTDVATGSLIGYATAKVLRRLNIDHK; translated from the coding sequence ATCGTGAGTAAGAGGGCGGAAAAACCGAACTCTGTTGCGGGCGACCCTTTCGGTGAAACCCGTGTTCTGGAAGGGATCCAGGCAGCTCTGTTTGATCAGCCGGGGGTGTTGCCAACGGCTACGGCTATGAGCCATTTCGGTGAGCACGCCTTGGGTTGGTTTGCCCTTTCCGGGCTCGGCTACGTGACGGAGAAGGAGCAGAGCCGGAAGAAGGAATGGCTCGTCATGGGGGCATCGGCGTTCTTCGCTCATGCCGCATCCGTGGTGCTCAAGCGTATTGTTCGCCGTCCCCGTCCACATGCGCCGAGCGTGAAGATCGGTGTGGGAACGCCGTCGAAGTTGAGCTTCCCTTCTTCGCATGCGACGAGCTCGACGGCGGCTTTGGTCTCGCTCTCGGATATCACCGGCAGTAAGCTACCGCTGCTGGGGGTGCCTGCCATGGCCTTGTCCCGCATGGTTGTCGGCGTACACTACCCAACAGATGTCGCAACGGGCAGCCTGATCGGCTACGCCACTGCGAAAGTTCTCCGCCGATTGAACATCGACCACAAGTAA
- a CDS encoding decaprenyl-phosphate phosphoribosyltransferase, with the protein MTVNERSSESQAQPFLGSEPHTSGLEANSATTAGKDAKAPQAPKNLVDGMIKALRPKQWVKNVLVVAAPLAAGGDKLFSFSVVLDVVIAFVAFCLSASSIYLINDARDVEADRAHPTKRFRPIAAGVLPVKLAYVMAVVLIFAALGISFLASSGHGLAIIVAIYIALQLGYCFGWKHQPVIDIALVSSGFMLRAMAGGVAAAIELSQWFLLVAAFGSLFMAAGKRYAELKLSLRSGAKIRKSLESYTPTYLRFVWTLAATAVVLSYALWGFQLSQEVDGAAAVWYQVSMVPFTVAILRYAADVDRGEGGAPDEIALQDRTLQILALAWIVCVGVAAYVVPAL; encoded by the coding sequence GTGACGGTGAACGAACGCAGTAGCGAATCACAAGCCCAGCCGTTCCTAGGATCCGAGCCGCATACGTCGGGTCTGGAGGCGAATAGCGCAACTACAGCGGGCAAGGATGCCAAGGCGCCACAGGCACCGAAGAACCTCGTGGATGGCATGATCAAGGCCCTGCGGCCGAAGCAGTGGGTGAAGAATGTCCTCGTCGTGGCCGCACCGCTGGCCGCTGGAGGCGATAAGCTCTTCTCCTTCAGTGTCGTTCTCGATGTTGTCATCGCTTTCGTGGCGTTTTGCCTCTCGGCGTCGTCGATTTACCTGATTAACGACGCCAGGGATGTCGAGGCCGACCGGGCGCACCCAACGAAGCGCTTCCGCCCGATTGCAGCTGGCGTGCTGCCGGTGAAACTGGCTTATGTCATGGCGGTGGTGTTGATCTTTGCTGCGCTGGGCATTTCCTTCTTGGCTAGCTCGGGACATGGACTGGCGATCATCGTGGCGATCTACATCGCTTTGCAATTGGGTTACTGCTTCGGCTGGAAGCATCAGCCGGTGATCGATATCGCGCTGGTGAGTTCCGGATTCATGCTGCGTGCGATGGCTGGTGGTGTGGCTGCGGCGATTGAGCTATCCCAGTGGTTCCTGTTGGTCGCCGCCTTTGGTTCGCTGTTTATGGCTGCGGGTAAGCGCTACGCGGAGCTGAAACTGTCCCTGCGCTCTGGTGCGAAGATCCGTAAGTCTCTGGAGAGCTACACTCCGACCTACTTGCGCTTTGTGTGGACTCTGGCTGCCACGGCAGTGGTGCTGAGCTACGCGCTGTGGGGTTTCCAGCTCTCCCAGGAGGTCGATGGCGCTGCGGCCGTGTGGTACCAGGTTTCTATGGTGCCGTTTACTGTGGCGATTCTGCGCTATGCCGCGGATGTGGACCGCGGTGAGGGCGGGGCTCCTGATGAGATCGCTTTGCAGGACCGCACTCTACAGATCTTGGCGTTAGCATGGATAGTTTGTGTGGGGGTCGCAGCTTACGTGGTGCCAGCCCTTTAG
- a CDS encoding alpha/beta hydrolase, with product MTTTHITQSWAKKALTLLVAMATALGLAVVSSPAASADTRGQLRAGCSWSKVKYFVQNCKVWSPSMGQNITVQIKPASRGGSAGVYMLDGLRARDDWNAWTYWGKAPHKFVDDNVTLVMPVGGQAQFYADWIGPFNGTNGPKNPRWETFLTRELPGYLQRNFGVSPTNNSVVGLSMGGTGALNLAAHHRNQFKQVTSLSGYTNPTWPGMYLGLQIAMLDSAGPGAQIWNMWGNPLDPRRFRNDPTIQAVSGKYAGMPMFLSAAGGIAGPNHDFLADPLGVFTGVSLEWLSRTSTAKFELAARASGANVVASYPINGIHAWDLWGSELSKARPHILRALGV from the coding sequence ATGACCACTACACACATCACTCAGAGTTGGGCGAAGAAGGCCCTGACTCTCCTGGTTGCCATGGCCACGGCCCTCGGATTGGCGGTTGTTTCCTCCCCGGCTGCTTCCGCCGATACCCGAGGTCAATTGAGGGCTGGCTGCTCATGGAGCAAGGTTAAGTACTTCGTTCAGAACTGCAAGGTGTGGTCCCCATCGATGGGGCAGAACATCACCGTGCAGATCAAGCCTGCGTCCCGCGGTGGCTCTGCGGGTGTCTACATGCTTGACGGTCTGCGTGCGCGCGATGACTGGAATGCATGGACTTACTGGGGTAAGGCTCCTCACAAGTTTGTTGACGATAACGTCACGCTCGTCATGCCAGTCGGCGGCCAGGCGCAGTTCTATGCGGACTGGATTGGTCCTTTCAATGGTACCAATGGCCCGAAGAACCCACGCTGGGAAACCTTCCTGACGCGTGAGCTTCCGGGGTACCTGCAGCGTAACTTCGGTGTGTCGCCAACCAACAACTCTGTTGTGGGTCTGTCTATGGGTGGTACCGGAGCGCTGAACCTGGCCGCTCATCACCGCAACCAGTTCAAGCAAGTGACCTCCCTGTCCGGTTACACCAACCCAACCTGGCCGGGAATGTACCTTGGTCTGCAAATTGCCATGTTGGATTCCGCTGGTCCGGGTGCGCAGATCTGGAACATGTGGGGTAACCCACTGGATCCACGTCGCTTCCGCAATGATCCGACCATCCAGGCTGTCTCTGGCAAGTACGCGGGAATGCCAATGTTCCTCTCTGCTGCTGGTGGAATTGCCGGACCCAACCACGACTTCCTTGCTGACCCACTGGGTGTGTTCACCGGTGTCAGCCTGGAGTGGCTGTCACGTACTTCGACCGCGAAGTTCGAGCTCGCTGCGCGTGCCTCCGGTGCCAATGTGGTGGCTAGCTACCCAATCAACGGTATCCACGCCTGGGATCTGTGGGGTTCTGAGCTCTCTAAGGCTCGCCCGCACATCCTCCGCGCATTGGGTGTCTAA
- a CDS encoding alpha/beta hydrolase-fold protein: MRIAAILPRRIKPAILALPVAATLALPLIPVTANQTVVPAAEAQSSLGGSLGPGSSTDYLDPDSIPERTPVETEVRDIEGLPDGVEELRVEWITARWANVYIKSAAMPDQEMKVQILLARDWYTHPEKTFPEVWALDGLRARDDESGWTLETNIANFYADKNVNVILPVGGESSFYTDWQQPENGKHYKWESFLIKELPYVLKQGWRSNGERAVTGLSMGGTAAMNLATRYPDMFKFAGSFSGYLDTTSFGMPEGIAYATNDGGGYDATKMWGPFGSQDWIDHDPKLGVANLKGKSVYVSAGNGNTGKYDKDSALPGVPTNTAGMGLEVMSRMTSETFVKYAKKAGVDVVTKFRPSGTHSWPYWQFEMTEAWPYIADALKVPEEDRGTQCEIVGEIAANISKAPDLGACISNEYDGPASKTGAKKPGKIQDFRGGQAFWSPATGAHYTWGRIGALYAGMGGPGSWLGYPKSEEIAIKDGGRFVAFEGGNIYWHPSTGAVAVKSDIVEEYGKGGWENGPLGYPIEAAQQVEGKGAYQKFQNGVIYRNANGDTQYVQGLISQRYFEIGHLNSPLGFPKTDELNTPRGAKRTEFENGIIYWSPQTGAHEIYYGEIFDAWAKTGYEGGKWGFPVEAQKNIPAGGISQKFEKGTVTVTNGQVKFTPNA, encoded by the coding sequence ATGCGCATTGCCGCGATCCTCCCCCGCCGCATTAAGCCGGCAATCCTGGCCCTGCCGGTCGCAGCGACCCTGGCACTCCCGTTGATTCCAGTTACCGCGAACCAGACTGTGGTGCCAGCCGCAGAGGCCCAGTCCTCCCTCGGTGGCTCCCTGGGACCTGGCTCCAGCACCGACTACCTCGATCCGGATTCCATTCCAGAGCGCACCCCGGTTGAGACTGAGGTTCGCGATATCGAGGGTCTGCCCGATGGCGTGGAGGAACTGCGCGTTGAGTGGATTACCGCCCGTTGGGCCAATGTCTACATTAAGTCCGCAGCGATGCCCGACCAGGAGATGAAGGTGCAGATCCTGCTGGCGCGTGATTGGTACACCCACCCGGAGAAGACTTTCCCAGAGGTGTGGGCCCTCGACGGTCTGCGAGCCCGCGATGACGAGTCCGGCTGGACCCTTGAGACCAATATCGCCAACTTCTACGCGGATAAGAACGTCAACGTCATCTTGCCGGTTGGCGGAGAGTCCTCCTTCTACACCGATTGGCAGCAGCCGGAGAACGGCAAGCACTACAAGTGGGAGAGCTTCCTCATTAAGGAGCTGCCGTATGTGCTGAAGCAGGGCTGGCGCTCGAACGGCGAGCGTGCCGTCACGGGTCTATCCATGGGCGGTACCGCCGCAATGAACCTGGCGACCCGCTACCCGGATATGTTCAAGTTCGCTGGATCTTTTTCCGGCTACCTGGACACCACCTCCTTCGGTATGCCGGAGGGAATCGCCTACGCCACCAATGATGGTGGCGGCTATGATGCGACCAAGATGTGGGGCCCATTCGGCTCCCAGGACTGGATCGACCATGACCCGAAGCTTGGTGTGGCCAATCTCAAGGGCAAGTCCGTCTATGTTTCCGCCGGTAACGGCAATACTGGCAAGTACGACAAGGATTCCGCACTGCCAGGCGTGCCTACCAATACTGCTGGTATGGGTCTGGAGGTCATGTCCCGTATGACGTCGGAGACCTTCGTGAAGTACGCCAAGAAGGCTGGCGTGGATGTGGTGACGAAGTTCCGCCCATCCGGTACTCACTCTTGGCCGTACTGGCAGTTCGAGATGACCGAGGCGTGGCCATACATTGCGGATGCGCTGAAGGTCCCCGAAGAGGACCGCGGCACCCAGTGTGAGATTGTCGGCGAAATTGCTGCCAACATCAGCAAGGCTCCAGATCTTGGCGCGTGCATCTCCAATGAGTACGACGGCCCAGCAAGCAAGACTGGCGCTAAGAAGCCAGGCAAGATCCAGGACTTCCGTGGTGGTCAGGCCTTCTGGTCGCCAGCAACCGGTGCACACTACACCTGGGGTCGTATCGGAGCTCTCTACGCCGGCATGGGCGGTCCAGGTTCCTGGCTGGGCTACCCGAAGTCTGAGGAGATTGCCATTAAGGATGGCGGTCGCTTCGTGGCGTTCGAAGGTGGAAACATCTACTGGCATCCATCGACCGGTGCTGTTGCGGTCAAGTCCGACATTGTCGAGGAATACGGCAAGGGCGGCTGGGAGAATGGCCCTCTGGGTTACCCAATCGAGGCTGCACAGCAGGTCGAGGGCAAGGGTGCATACCAGAAGTTCCAGAATGGTGTGATCTACCGCAATGCCAATGGTGATACCCAGTACGTACAGGGTCTGATCAGCCAGCGTTACTTCGAGATCGGTCACCTGAATTCCCCATTGGGCTTCCCGAAGACCGATGAACTCAACACTCCACGTGGTGCGAAGCGTACGGAGTTTGAGAATGGCATCATCTACTGGAGCCCGCAGACTGGTGCGCATGAGATCTACTACGGTGAGATCTTCGACGCATGGGCGAAGACCGGTTACGAGGGTGGCAAGTGGGGCTTCCCAGTGGAGGCTCAGAAGAATATCCCGGCCGGTGGCATTTCCCAGAAGTTTGAAAAGGGTACGGTGACCGTGACGAACGGTCAGGTGAAGTTCACTCCGAACGCCTAG